Proteins co-encoded in one Phycisphaeraceae bacterium genomic window:
- a CDS encoding prepilin-type N-terminal cleavage/methylation domain-containing protein, translated as MRSYGRRAFTLIELLVVIAIIALLIGILLPALSEARRAGQNLVSSMNLRSLSQISAMYQSDNNGSLINPFNETTAGGFGGWARVRKPGFGGTYIFNSPGVWYSEMYAFHWYSLVAADLSENDWASDIQFAPLDPMPKQRYLDLIVYGNGNFSSWIWDTSYILSPTTWYAPERYSTTPRGNNVPADAIASKVRRNRIDHVTYPSAKVIIWERFDTTQRSRIPSAIIPGFPQTFAFPRQPFSPNWNNPLALPQVTTADGSVSRVDMADLYERAADPDPVRARDFIPTDVWNPIANTVLRPYGMDKDNLENGDSLNPGSYPAHFWATRNGIKGRDLAR; from the coding sequence ATGCGATCATACGGACGCCGCGCATTCACGCTGATCGAGTTGTTGGTTGTCATTGCGATCATCGCGCTGCTCATCGGCATTCTGCTGCCAGCGCTGAGCGAGGCACGTCGGGCCGGGCAGAATCTGGTCAGTTCCATGAACCTGCGGAGCCTGAGCCAGATCTCCGCGATGTATCAAAGTGACAACAATGGCTCGCTCATCAATCCGTTCAACGAAACGACGGCTGGAGGATTTGGCGGGTGGGCGCGCGTGCGTAAGCCCGGTTTCGGCGGTACCTATATCTTCAACTCGCCCGGCGTGTGGTACAGCGAAATGTACGCCTTTCACTGGTACAGCCTCGTTGCAGCCGACCTGAGCGAGAATGACTGGGCGTCTGACATCCAGTTCGCTCCTCTTGACCCGATGCCAAAACAGCGTTACCTCGATCTCATCGTCTATGGCAACGGCAACTTCAGCAGCTGGATCTGGGATACATCCTACATTCTCAGTCCGACAACCTGGTATGCGCCTGAGCGGTACTCAACCACGCCTCGCGGCAACAATGTCCCCGCAGATGCGATAGCATCCAAAGTGCGGCGCAACCGCATCGACCATGTGACGTACCCGAGTGCAAAGGTCATCATCTGGGAACGTTTTGACACCACGCAGCGCTCGCGCATTCCTTCGGCCATCATTCCAGGCTTTCCGCAGACTTTCGCCTTCCCCCGCCAGCCATTCAGCCCGAACTGGAACAACCCGCTTGCCCTGCCTCAGGTCACTACAGCCGACGGCAGCGTGAGCCGTGTTGATATGGCCGATCTCTACGAACGTGCTGCTGATCCCGATCCTGTGCGGGCGCGCGATTTCATCCCGACTGACGTCTGGAACCCGATCGCCAACACGGTGCTTCGCCCCTACGGCATGGATAAGGACAACCTCGAAAACGGCGATTCGCTCAACCCGGGCAGCTATCCCGCACACTTCTGGGCAACACGCAACGGCATCAAGGGACGCGATCTGGCACGGTGA